TTCATGTCCGTCCAGACGACATAATCGGTCCAACGCCCGTCTTCGCCCTGGCTCAACTGGCGATGGGCGAAGCCCGGTGCGCTGCGGACAAAGGCTTCTGAGGCTTGGCTGAGTTTCACAAATTCTTCCGGTGTGGTGCCATTGGCAAGGGTGAAGGTGACGATTTCAGCAACATGGGTCATTTGGGTCTCCGTTGACCAGGTTTCGATACCGTCTTCGTAATGCTACCCAACTGACATAAACCTGTCAGTTGGAAAATGCGAGCCCTTAGATTCTGCGGGATCATATCAATTTTTACCTTCAAACAGCACTTGTTCCCTTTTGAGGCAACGCATCCGGGCGTAAACACAGAGCCAGTTCATATTCCCGGCACGTAAGGGTGCCGATGAAAGAGGAGAAAAGACATGCTCAACAATATCGGCCTTCCCGGTCTTCTGCTGATCGCCGTTGTGGTTCTGGTTCTGTTTGGCCGCGGCAAGATCAGCTCGCTGATGGGTGAAGTTGGCAAAGGTATCACCGCCTTCAAGAAGGGCGTGAAGGATGGCACGGAAGAGCTGGAACAAGATGCGTCCGAGATGGCCAAGGACGTCACTCCTGAAACCGAGAAAGACAAGGCGTAAGCGCAGATGTTTGATCTGGGCTGGACCGAACTTCTGGTCATCGGCATCGTTGCCCTGATCGTTGTGGGGCCGAAGGACCTGCCGGTGTTGTTCCGCAATGTCGGGCGTTTTGTCGGCAAAGCCCGTGGCATGGCGCGCGAATTCAGCAGCGCCATGAACGAGGCTGCGGATCAGGCTGGCGTGAACGAGATCAAGAAAGGTCTCGACGCTGCCGCGAATCCTGTGGGTTCTGCCATGGACGGTGTCAAACAAGCCGCGCAGGATATGGCCAAAAGCATCGATCCTACCAAGTTCGATCCTGACAGCGAAACCGGCAAACTGGCGGCAGAACGGGCCGAGCAGGCCAAGAAAATTCAGGCCACCACAGCACGTGCCGCCGCCGAACGCAAAGCCAAGGAAGCTGCCGACGCATTGGCCAAGGCTGAAGAGGCCGAGGCTGCGCTGAACACTGAAAGCAAGACATGAGCAAGACCGACGAGATCGAAGATACCTCGGCCCCCCTGATCGAGCATCTGGCCGAGCTGCGCACGCGGTTGATACACTGCGTCGTGGCTTTTCTGGTCGGGATGATCATCTGCTTTACCGTGGCCACGCCGCTTTTTAACTTTCTGACCAATCCCCTATGCGAGGTACTGACTGAGCGTGGACAGGATTGCGGCCTGATTTTCATCTCGCCACAGGAAGGTTTCTTTGTGGCCATCAAGGTCTCGTTGCTGGGCGGGTTCATTCTGGCGTTTCCCTATATCGGGATGCAGATGTGGCGCTTTGTGGCGCCGGGGCTGTATAAGTCGGAAAAGAACGCGTTTTTGCCCTTCATGCTGGCCTCGCCCTTCATGTTCCTTCTGGGCGCAAGCTTCGCGTTCTATGTCGTCACGCCACTGGCCTATGATTTCTTCCTTGGGTTCCAGCAATTTGGTGCTGAAGGTGAAGCCGTAGCAGATGGTGCAACTGCTGCACCTCTGAGCGTGGTTTTCCAGGGCTCAGCACAGGAATACCTGAACCTGACGATCAAGTTCATCGTGGCTTTCGGGCTGTGCTTCCAACTGCCGGTTCTTTTGACCCTCATGGGCAAGGCGGGACTGGTCAGCGCCGAAGGCCTGGGTGCCGTGCGCAAATATGCAGTCGTAGGCATTCTGGTGCTGGCTGCTATCGTGACGCCCCCGGATGTAATCACGCAGATCATCCTCTTTGTTGTGGTTTATGGCCTTTACGAAATTTCGATCTTCCTGGTCGCTCGGGTCGAACGCAAGCGCGAAGAACAACTGCGTGCCGACGGCTATTACGACGATGAAGAGGCTGAAGCGGATGCCGATCATATGCAGGATTACGAAGAAAAATCGTGATCTATAGAAAATACTGAACAAGGCGTGCCGATCTCTGGCGCGCCTTTTTCGTTTCCGCCTCTTGTTGCGCCGGAAGGAACATGGTTTGAACACCAAAACGACCGGAGGCCCCTATGGATGATCAAGCCCTGAACCGTATTGCTGATGCGCTGGACCGCATGGCACCGGCCCCATTGGCTGCCCCGGATTTTGACGAAGCCCCTGCATTTGTCTGGCATGTGGAACCCGACCGGTTAGAGCCTGTGAACCAGGTCAACCGCGTCGATTTGGACTTGTTGGTCGGCATCAATCGGTCGCGCGACACCTTGCTTGATAACACGCGTCGGTTTGCCGCCGGATACAAGGCGAACAACGCGTTGTTGTGGGGCGCGCGGGGCATGGGGAAGTCCAGCCTTGTCAAGGCAGTGCACGGAACCCTGCAATCGGACCATCCGGATTTGAAGCTGGTCGAATTGCAACGCGAGGATATGGCGTCGGTTGCACGCCTTCTGAACCATCTGCGCGCTGCGCCGCACCGGTTCATCCTGTTCTGCGACGATCTTTCGTTCAGCCATGATGACCAGCATTACAAATCGCTCAAGGCCGTTCTGGACGGTGGTATTGAAGGTCGCCCGGAAAATGTTGTTTTCTACGCCACCTCGAACCGTCGTCACCTGATGCCAAGGGACATGATCGAAAACGAACGCTCCAGCGCCATTAACCCATCCGAGGCGGTTGAGGAAAAGGTTTCGCTGTCCGACCGTTTTGGACTTTGGCTGGGCTTTCACCCCTGCGATCAGGACGAATATCTGGCCATGATTGACCGCTATTGCGCGGCCTATGGCGTATCGGTCGATGCAGGCACTCTGAGGGCCGAAGCCATTGAGTGGCAAGCCACGCGCGGCTCACGCTCAGGCCGCGTTGCCTGGCAATTCTTTGTCGATCTGGCCGGTCGCAACGGCGTTCACATCGCCTGATCCCAGCTTCATCTGGCTAAAAATACCTCCGCCGGAGGCATGGCCCGCAAGGGCCATTTCCTATAGCAGCGCCAGAATGCGCGCGGCTTCACTTGCCGTGCTGTTCAACGCGTCCCGGTCTTCTCCGGGATGGAACCGTGCGCGTACGGCGGTGGGCATAGGCGCAGGTTCGACAATTGAAACGCGTGGGCCGGTGCGTTCAGTTTCCGCGGCCCAACTGCGGGCCAGGGCCATCTGCGCGGCCTTGGTGGCCCCATAGATGCCATAGAACTTCTCGCCGGCCTTCGGGTCGTCAAAGAACACCGCGTGGCCGTTTTCACCCAGCAGGGGCGTAACGTAGGGGATCAGAACCGAGGTCGCATTGGCGTTGGTGTTAACGGCCTTTGCCCACTCTTTCGGATCAATGAAATGAGTTGGTGTCAGGGCCGAGGTATGGATCGCCGTGTGCAACCAGAGATCCACCTTACCCCATCGGTCGTGAATCCCTCTGCACAAGGTTGCCATGGCATTTGGATCGGTGATGTCCATAGGGGCCAGCGTTGCCGAACCTCCCTTGGCCTTGATCCGGTCGTCCAACTCTTCCAGTCCGCCAGTGGTTCGGGCGACTGCAACTATGTGATACTCGGGCGCCAACGCTTCGGCCAGGGCAGCGCCCAACCCGCGGGAGGCCCCGGTGATAAGGGCGATTTTGGTCTGATCGGTCATGGCTGCGGTTTGTACCCCTGCGCGCGGGGCGTCAAGTCGCGATTAGCTGCCGGGAATGGTGATCCGCTTGGTCTGGCCGCTTTGTCGCAGCATAATGCCATGTTCATCAATCGCAACAACCGTACCCGAAGCAACTCGGCTGCCGGTTTTCACCTCTTTCACGCGCCCCGATGAAAGCCGCATAAGGGCCCGCAGATCGGCTTTTGGCCCAAAGACCCCAAGAACCGAAACGGAATTCTTCTTTAACGCGCCACGCTGGGTGGCTGCGCTTTTGACTTTTGTATTCGACATGATCTGCGGCCTGGACCGTAGCCCAAACCCCTTTGTAAGTGAGTGGTGCGGGCCAAATATCAAAACCGAAACGGAAACTAAAGCGCATCACACACTGATGTCATCGAGACAAACGTGCCCTACAAAAAAGCCCTTGAGATCACGCAGCATTCACCGCTGAGTTGTGGCAAAAACCCACTCATTACAACGGTTCGAAACGAATGGAGTCGCCAAGCTGATAAAGCGAATCATTCGCCGTTAACGTGGGATGGTAAAGGTAAACCCGTTTAACCAGACGCCAGCTTTGCTGCGTTCCACGACCCGCCGGGTACCTGCATATCTGCACGTTTCTGGCTGACGCGGCTGCTGTTTTCCAGATTGTCCAGATAATCCTCGCTGACGCTGCCGGTAATATAGTTTCCGTCAAAGCACGAGCAGTCAAAGGCTTCGATCTCGGGGTTGCCTTCTTTCGCGGCCCAGATCAGGTCATCCAGATGCTGATAGAACAGCGCGTCCGCGCCCAATTCTTCCCGGATTTCTTCGATCTCTTTGCCGTTTGCGATCAGTTCGGCCTTGGTCGGCATGTCGATGCCGTAGACGTTGGGATATTTCACTGGGGGCGAGGCGCTGGCGACATAGACCTTTTTGGCACCTGCGTCGCGGCACATCTGAACGATCTTTTTAATTGTGTTCCCGCGTACGATGGAATCGTCGATCAGCAGAACACTGTGACCATCAAATTCCAGCGGCACGGCGTTCAGTTTGCGGCGGACGGATTTCTGTCGCTCTGCCTGACCCGGCATGATGAAGGTACGCCCGACGTAGCGGTTCTTGACCAGACCTTCGCGATAAGGGATGCCTGTGATCTTTGCGGCTTCCAACGCTACAGGGCGGGCGCTGTCGGGCACCGGTATAATCCGGTCGATTTCCAGGCCGGACTCCTGAATCTGTTTGGCCAGTGTCTGACCCATGCGCATCTGGGTCTTGTAGACCGAAACACCGTCCAGCAGTGAGTCCGGGCGGGCCAGATAGACATACTCAAAGATACAGGGTGTCAGCTTGCCTTCAACTGCTTGAAATTCGTGCATGTTGCCGTCCAGATCGATCAGGATCGCTTCGCCCGGGCGAAGGTCGCGCAGCTTTTCAAAGCCATTAATGCCAAAGGCCACATCTTCCGAGGCGAACGCATAATCATCCCCTGCGCCGTCCACTGTGCGTTTCGCAACCGACAAGGGGCGAATGCCAAACGGATCGCGGAAGGCCAGCATTCCAACGCCTGCGACCAGACAGATCACGGAATAAGCGCCCTGAACCCGCTCCATCGTCATCTTCACACCTGCAAACAGGTTGCGGATGGGTTCTGCATTGCCGTTCACCTTGATCGCGTCGGCCACTTTGTCGGCCAGCACGTTCAACAGGATTTCTGAATCTGAGGTAGTGCGCAGGTGACGGCTGTATTTGCCTGTAACTTTTTCGCGCTGTTCGGCGGTGTTTGTGATGTTGCCGTTGTGAACCAGATAGATGCCATATGGCGCGTTCACAAAGAACGGTTGCGCTTCGGCCGCGCTGAGCGAACCTGCGGTGGGATACCGGACATGGCCCATACCGACATGGCCCAGAAGGGTTTCCGCGTCCTGAGCGTTGAACACATCCTTGACCAACCCGTTGGCCTTCTTTTCGCGGAAAAACTCGCCATTGAAGGTCACGATCCCCGAGGCATCCTGACCCCGGTGCTGCAGCATCAGCAGCCCGTCATAGATCTCGGCAAACACATCATGTGTCCGGCTTGCGATTCCCAAAATCCCACACATTTACGGGGCTCCAACTTCTATGACGATTTGATCTGAGGACTGACCGCATTACGGCTTCGGACAATCTGTGACGCGTGCGCGGGTGTATTTGAGGCAGAAGAAAGTGACGCCAATAGGGCGACCATCATCACGACCAGCGCGCATTCATACAGAAAGAACAAGATCGGTGGCTCCGATTCTGTGGCGGGTTGGCCTCCACATAAAGCCTAATGGCGTGGCTGTCATCAAAGGATCACATTTACCAATTGCCGCAGGCTGAAATTGTGCACAACGGCTGATGTTCGGGAAACGGATGACATGTGCAGTCATATATGCTGTCATGCGCATGAATATGTATAATTCTGGATTAGAGAAACACCCAGAGGATCCGAATGTGGCAACATAAGTCTCAGCAAAAGAAACCGGAACGGGTCAAGCAACGGTGCCATCGATGCCGGGGCATGGGGCGCGCGCCCTGCCAGATCTGCAACGGCGCGGGCGAAGTTGTCAAAAGCCGAGATATTCTTGGCAAACCGATCTCCAGCCGGTGTGATGGGTGTTTTGGATTAAAAACGATCAAATGCACTGTATGCGGCGGCGAAGGATTTACCTGACAAACAAGAAAAAAAGCCCGGTCAGAGCCGGGCTTTCCAGAAAGCATGGATTGGGCCGTGTTTAGCCTTCCGCAGGTGCAGTGGTGTCAGGCTGGGTGTTGCCTGCAGTGCAGCTGGCCACCAGCTCTTCGTACTGTGCGGTAACCCAGCCCAAAGCAGCCTCGGGGTTTTGTTCTTCGATCTGACCGCTGAACTGCTCGAAAACCTTGGCCGAGCGGCTTTCGTCGACAATTGTGTAAGACTGACCGGTCATCACGGTATCGTAGACAAAGAAAGCGATCGCAACCAGCAGGATGCCCCGCGCGATGCCAAAGAACAGACCAAGCGCCTGATCCAGACCACCCAAAGCCGAGCGTTGCACCAGTGACGAAAACAACGGCGTGAAAATGCTGACCACAATCAGCGCCACGGCAAAGACTGCGGCAAAGCCGGTGATGACTGAAAGCTCGCAACTGTCGCGCAGGAAATCTCCGACTACGGGGATCTCCTTGACCAGTGGGACGGCCTGCGGAGCAAAGATGAACGCCAGAACAGCCGCTGCGACCCATCCTGCGATAGCCAGAACTTCGCGCATGAAACCACGTGAGTAGGCCAATAAGCCCGATAGCACGATGACCAGGGCGACGACCCCGTCAATTATTGTAAAACCTTCCATGGCCCTCGCCTGTTCGTTTTCTGCCCCTCAAGGCGCGACTTTAACCTGCTCCGAAGGTTTCGCCAACAAACCCAACCAAATCAGAGGGTCGGGTGAGTGACAGACCTGCCACAGTGCCGGTTTTGCCACCCGCCGGAGCAATTGCCGCTGTGAAACCAAGTTTTTGAGCTTCTTTCAACCTGTTTTCTGTCTGCGGAGCGGGTCTAAGTGCCCCAGATAGCGAGATTTCTCCGAAAACGACGGTGTCGGCGGGCAGGGCGGTGTCTTCACGCGCGCTGAGTAACGCAGCGGCAACCGCGAGGTCTGCGGCGGGTTCGCTGACCTTTAGCCCTCCGGCGACGTTCAAATAGACATCAAGGCCAGCAAACGGGATTCCGCAGCGCGCCTCGAGCACAGCTAGGATCATGGCCAGCCGCCCGCTGTCCCATCCAACGACCGTGCGGCGGGGCTGGGAATGGGGCGAAGGGGCGACAAGGGCCTGCAATTCGACCAGAACGGGGCGGGTGCCTTCGATACCCGCAAAGACAGCCGAACCGGGGCTGGGCGTGCCGCGTTCCGACAGGAACAGGGCGGAGGGGTTTGTAACCTGCGCCAGCCCTTTGCCCGTCATCTCGAAGACGCCGATCTCATCAGCAGGACCAAAGCGGTTCTTGACCGCGCGCAGGATGCGGAACTGGTGGCCGCGTTCGCCCTCGAAATACAGCACAGTGTCGACCATGTGTTCGACCACGCGCGGGCCCGCGATCTGACCTTCTTTCGTAACGTGGCCGACCATGATGATCGACACACCGTGTCGTTTCGCAAATGTGGTCAATTCATGGGCTGCGGCCCGGACTTGTGACACCGATCCGGGCGCGCTGTCCACATTGTCGGCCCACATGGTCTGGATCGAGTCGATAATTGCCAGACCGGGCTTTTCGGCCTCAAGCGTCGTGAGGATGTCGCGCAGGTTGGTTTCTGCGGCCAGTTGGACTGGCGCGTCCTCAAGCCCAAGACGACGTGCACGCATCCGGACCTGTGCGCTGGCTTCCTCGCCCGAGACGTAGATGGTTTTGACACCAGCACGCGCGAACCGGGCAGCAGCCTGCAATAGCAGCGTGGATTTACCGATGCCCGGATCTCCGCCCACAAGAAGAGCAGAGGCCGGGACCAGACCACCGCCCAACACCCGGTCAAGTTCTTCCACGCCGCAAAGGGTGCGGGGCGGTGGGGTTTCCTCGGTCGACAAATCCGTGAGTGCAATGGACTGGCCGCGTTTGCCGCCGAGGGATTTCTTGGTCGGGCCAGCCGAAAGGGGCACGTCTTGAACGATGGTGTTCCATTCGCCGCACGCGTCGCAGCGTCCGGACCATCGCGTATGTGTTGCTCCGCAGGCCGAGCAGGAGAAAGAAGTCGTTTTTGCCATGCGGCCTTTGGTGCCCGAGCTTGGGCGGTTCTTCAAGCCCTTGCGGGCTTTCCTCACCACCGGTGGCGCGCTGCGGCCTCAGGCCCCGAACGGGCCATCGCCCACAGCGGGCGCTGACGCGCCTATTCCGCCGCCCGAGGGGGGGACATCGCAACCACGCTGGACGCCTTTGAGGCGCTGTCTTTGCGTGGTGTTTGCAACTGAGTCGACAGTTCGGGCAACAGCTCGAACAGTTCATCCCGCAAGCGTGCCAATTGCGATTTGGCGATGGTTTCTTCCATTTCCACGTCGCGCGTCCATTGGCGCAATTCGTTTTGGATGACCTGAGCCTCTTCCAAACGTTGCTGGAACAGCTCAATCTCTTGCTGCCGTTGTTGCAGGAACATCTGCGCCCGTTCGACCCGAGCGTCGCCATAGGTTTCGGCCAATTCCTGGCTGATCTGGCTCATTTGTGCAGCCAGTTC
The genomic region above belongs to Ruegeria sp. HKCCD4315 and contains:
- a CDS encoding SDR family oxidoreductase, whose product is MTDQTKIALITGASRGLGAALAEALAPEYHIVAVARTTGGLEELDDRIKAKGGSATLAPMDITDPNAMATLCRGIHDRWGKVDLWLHTAIHTSALTPTHFIDPKEWAKAVNTNANATSVLIPYVTPLLGENGHAVFFDDPKAGEKFYGIYGATKAAQMALARSWAAETERTGPRVSIVEPAPMPTAVRARFHPGEDRDALNSTASEAARILALL
- a CDS encoding twin-arginine translocase TatA/TatE family subunit → MLNNIGLPGLLLIAVVVLVLFGRGKISSLMGEVGKGITAFKKGVKDGTEELEQDASEMAKDVTPETEKDKA
- a CDS encoding CvpA family protein produces the protein MEGFTIIDGVVALVIVLSGLLAYSRGFMREVLAIAGWVAAAVLAFIFAPQAVPLVKEIPVVGDFLRDSCELSVITGFAAVFAVALIVVSIFTPLFSSLVQRSALGGLDQALGLFFGIARGILLVAIAFFVYDTVMTGQSYTIVDESRSAKVFEQFSGQIEEQNPEAALGWVTAQYEELVASCTAGNTQPDTTAPAEG
- the purF gene encoding amidophosphoribosyltransferase, with protein sequence MCGILGIASRTHDVFAEIYDGLLMLQHRGQDASGIVTFNGEFFREKKANGLVKDVFNAQDAETLLGHVGMGHVRYPTAGSLSAAEAQPFFVNAPYGIYLVHNGNITNTAEQREKVTGKYSRHLRTTSDSEILLNVLADKVADAIKVNGNAEPIRNLFAGVKMTMERVQGAYSVICLVAGVGMLAFRDPFGIRPLSVAKRTVDGAGDDYAFASEDVAFGINGFEKLRDLRPGEAILIDLDGNMHEFQAVEGKLTPCIFEYVYLARPDSLLDGVSVYKTQMRMGQTLAKQIQESGLEIDRIIPVPDSARPVALEAAKITGIPYREGLVKNRYVGRTFIMPGQAERQKSVRRKLNAVPLEFDGHSVLLIDDSIVRGNTIKKIVQMCRDAGAKKVYVASASPPVKYPNVYGIDMPTKAELIANGKEIEEIREELGADALFYQHLDDLIWAAKEGNPEIEAFDCSCFDGNYITGSVSEDYLDNLENSSRVSQKRADMQVPGGSWNAAKLASG
- the tatB gene encoding Sec-independent protein translocase protein TatB; the protein is MFDLGWTELLVIGIVALIVVGPKDLPVLFRNVGRFVGKARGMAREFSSAMNEAADQAGVNEIKKGLDAAANPVGSAMDGVKQAAQDMAKSIDPTKFDPDSETGKLAAERAEQAKKIQATTARAAAERKAKEAADALAKAEEAEAALNTESKT
- a CDS encoding ATP-binding protein, which translates into the protein MDDQALNRIADALDRMAPAPLAAPDFDEAPAFVWHVEPDRLEPVNQVNRVDLDLLVGINRSRDTLLDNTRRFAAGYKANNALLWGARGMGKSSLVKAVHGTLQSDHPDLKLVELQREDMASVARLLNHLRAAPHRFILFCDDLSFSHDDQHYKSLKAVLDGGIEGRPENVVFYATSNRRHLMPRDMIENERSSAINPSEAVEEKVSLSDRFGLWLGFHPCDQDEYLAMIDRYCAAYGVSVDAGTLRAEAIEWQATRGSRSGRVAWQFFVDLAGRNGVHIA
- the radA gene encoding DNA repair protein RadA: MAKTTSFSCSACGATHTRWSGRCDACGEWNTIVQDVPLSAGPTKKSLGGKRGQSIALTDLSTEETPPPRTLCGVEELDRVLGGGLVPASALLVGGDPGIGKSTLLLQAAARFARAGVKTIYVSGEEASAQVRMRARRLGLEDAPVQLAAETNLRDILTTLEAEKPGLAIIDSIQTMWADNVDSAPGSVSQVRAAAHELTTFAKRHGVSIIMVGHVTKEGQIAGPRVVEHMVDTVLYFEGERGHQFRILRAVKNRFGPADEIGVFEMTGKGLAQVTNPSALFLSERGTPSPGSAVFAGIEGTRPVLVELQALVAPSPHSQPRRTVVGWDSGRLAMILAVLEARCGIPFAGLDVYLNVAGGLKVSEPAADLAVAAALLSAREDTALPADTVVFGEISLSGALRPAPQTENRLKEAQKLGFTAAIAPAGGKTGTVAGLSLTRPSDLVGFVGETFGAG
- the tatC gene encoding twin-arginine translocase subunit TatC — encoded protein: MSKTDEIEDTSAPLIEHLAELRTRLIHCVVAFLVGMIICFTVATPLFNFLTNPLCEVLTERGQDCGLIFISPQEGFFVAIKVSLLGGFILAFPYIGMQMWRFVAPGLYKSEKNAFLPFMLASPFMFLLGASFAFYVVTPLAYDFFLGFQQFGAEGEAVADGATAAPLSVVFQGSAQEYLNLTIKFIVAFGLCFQLPVLLTLMGKAGLVSAEGLGAVRKYAVVGILVLAAIVTPPDVITQIILFVVVYGLYEISIFLVARVERKREEQLRADGYYDDEEAEADADHMQDYEEKS